A single window of Dermacentor albipictus isolate Rhodes 1998 colony chromosome 1, USDA_Dalb.pri_finalv2, whole genome shotgun sequence DNA harbors:
- the LOC135900039 gene encoding F-box/LRR-repeat protein 8-like encodes MCYFQYIVDMEDDQKVVSYESLPETVLLKILLKLPLPDRLQAALTCRQWCNIFTSPAAWTKFHFRFYGRKDTRLLQCIVSYGSYLRQVVIELNQFQNVNRVNAVQALLLLAKCSSTRLSSLSIICTGENPLFYAGKEFVSALETVFKKSNSHLIQVNLSKFPMMIDSHTIDVLSRHNPRLERLNIQNDNLVCLVHPDSILRLAQRCRWLRELCLHKCSLSQDVVLCFLEENRVPLEHLSLRCRSEEIIASHPQDEKTQLSSELWSCVVARLPKLRVTLHFDQTCPLVVIPLVMKPEVPCSVLRLETFTIIHDMVLQAAYNYSETLEKLILQAPPSAELESALLELSCRCSRLRALHVFCPLSVHTIDNILREHPHMKTSGLYTLRSERGTDGPWATDDKVNA; translated from the coding sequence ATGTGTTACTTCCAGTACATTGTCGACATGGAAGATGATCAAAAGGTTGTTTCATATGAAAGCCTCCCTGAAACTGTTCTTTTAAAAATTCTTCTGAAGCTTCCACTACCTGATCGCCTCCAAGCAGCCCTGACCTGTCGTCAGTGGTGCAACATCTTCACTTCACCAGCTGCATGGACCAAATTTCACTTTCGCTTTTATGGCCGCAAAGACACAAGGCTTCTTCAGTGCATTGTGTCCTATGGTTCTTACCTACGGCAAGTTGTCATTGAACTCAACCAGTTCCAAAATGTCAATCGTGTGAATGCAGTACAAGCACTTTTACTACTTGCCAAGTGCTCTTCTACAAGGTTATCAAGCCTCAGCATCATTTGCACTGGTGAAAATCCCCTATTTTATGCAGGAAAAGAATTTGTGTCAGCCTTGGAAACTGTTTTCAAGAAGTCTAACAGTCATTTGATTCAAGTGAATCTGAGCAAGTTTCCAATGATGATTGATTCACATACTATTGACGTTCTATCTCGACACAACCCCAGGCTAGAACGTCTGAACATTCAGAATGACAACCTTGTTTGCTTGGTACACCCAGATAGCATCCTCAGACTTGCTCAGCGTTGCCGGTGGCTTCGTGAGCTGTGTTTACACAAGTGCAGCCTTTCCCAAGATGTGGTTCTGTGCTTCCTCGAAGAAAACCGTGTTCCTCTTGAGCACCTCTCCCTGCGGTGTCGCAGTGAGGAGATCATTGCCAGCCACCCGCAGGATGAAAAGACACAACTGAGCTCGGAGCTGTGGTCTTGTGTGGTTGCTCGCCTGCCCAAGCTACGCGTGACCCTGCATTTTGACCAGACTTGTCCTCTTGTGGTCATTCCTTTGGTCATGAAGCCAGAGGTACCGTGTTCAGTGCTCAGGCTGGAGACTTTCACAATCATACATGATATGGTGTTACAGGCAGCATACAACTACTCGGAAACACTTGAAAAACTTATCTTGCAAGCACCACCTAGTGCTGAACTGGAAAGTGCCTTGCTAGAACTTTCTTGCAGGTGTTCTCGGCTAAGGGCACTGCATGTCTTTTGCCCATTGAGTGTGCACACAATAGATAACATCCTACGGGAGCACCCACACATGAAAACTAGTGGGCTTTACACATTGAGGTCAGAAAGGGGCACTGATGGACCGTGGGCAACAGATGATAAAGTGAATGCATAA
- the LOC135900040 gene encoding cancer-related nucleoside-triphosphatase homolog, producing the protein MVNTLWFKYFINSFTGGTAMNCLLLMSLQIVQTWHSIQGSANPGTNIESREDRSLVASLYIYLYGASRRRLCLDFSLSSTCISLVSAFAYLVLMASPRFVVLTGSPGVGKTTIVKNAVKALTDQGITVSGFYTTELRENGNRIGFDVVTTDGKKAPLARLREMCPGGKGPFVGKYCVNVHAFENIVLDSLKTKCDVLVIDEVGKMELFSKPFGNRVAELFSDENNCILVTVPVSTGTLCLPLVDQIKSDKCARVLTVNRSNRDHLVNEVLDTLRSAVGK; encoded by the coding sequence ATGGTGAACACTTTGTGGTTCAAATATTttataaacagcttcactggaggAACAGCTATGAACTGCCTTTTACTGATGAGTTTGCAAATCGTTCAGACGTGGCATTCGATTCAGGGATCAGCGAACCCTGGTACAAACATTGAATCACGTGAAGACCGTTCGCTGGTtgcctctttatatatatatctttatgGTGCGTCGCGGCGTCGCCTTTGCCTCGATTTTTCTTTATCTTCCACGTGTATTTCGCTTGTAAGCGCCTTCGCGTACCTGGTTCTCATGGCCTCTCCGAGGTTCGTCGTTCTTACAGGTTCGCCTGGTGTTGGCAAAACCACTATTGTAAAGAACGCAGTGAAGGCTCTTACTGATCAAGGTATCACTGTCTCGGGCTTCTACACGACAGAACTACGAGAGAATGGAAACAGAATTGGATTTGATGTCGTTACGACAGACGGCAAAAAGGCACCGCTAGCTCGGCTTCGCGAAATGTGCCCCGGTGGGAAAGGTCCGTTTGTGGGAAAGTACTGTGTCAATGTGCACGCATTCGAAAACATTGTCTTAGACTCTTTAAAAACGAAGTGTGATGTACTTGTCATTGATGAAGTTGGCAAGATGGAACTTTTCTCCAAGCCATTTGGTAACCGAGTTGCTGAACTCTTTTCGGACGAAAACAACTGTATTCTCGTCACTGTACCCGTGAGCACTGGAACGCTGTGCCTACCTCTTGTGGACCAGATCAAAAGTGATAAGTGCGCTAGAGTTTTGACCGTGAACCGCTCAAATCGGGACCATCTCGTGAATGAAGTGTTGGACACTCTTCGAAGTGCTGTTGGAAAATAA